Proteins from a genomic interval of Niabella soli DSM 19437:
- a CDS encoding winged helix-turn-helix domain-containing protein: MGIIDQINKDFESRVRLGIMSVLVVNNWVDFLELKEHLGVTDGNLASHITALENKNHIEVKKEFIGKKPRTSYKVTKTGKEAFIQHINALGKLLN, encoded by the coding sequence ATGGGTATTATTGATCAGATAAATAAAGATTTTGAAAGCCGGGTGCGGCTGGGCATTATGTCGGTTCTTGTTGTCAACAACTGGGTCGATTTCCTCGAACTGAAGGAACACCTGGGCGTTACTGATGGCAACCTGGCCAGCCATATCACCGCACTGGAAAACAAAAACCATATTGAAGTGAAAAAAGAGTTCATTGGCAAAAAACCCAGAACCTCGTACAAGGTTACCAAAACGGGTAAGGAAGCTTTTATACAACACATTAATGCCCTGGGCAAATTATTAAACTAA
- the surE gene encoding 5'/3'-nucleotidase SurE has protein sequence MSVKQASKKEKPIILITNDDGVSSLGIRSLVEAMDGLGKIVVVAPDKPQSGMGHAITIGHPLRLYEVELFEGVKAYSCSGTPVDCVKLAVDKILHRKPDICISGINHGSNHSINVIYSGTMSAAMEAAIESIPAVGFSLMDYGAEPDFTASKQYARLIVEKMLQKKLPRHFLLNVNIPKASPDELKGYKICKQAYAKYQEKFIERKDPHGRSYYWLTGEFVNFDKSKDTDVWALANGYVSVVPVEFDLTDYSLKEKLEKDWR, from the coding sequence ATGTCAGTTAAGCAAGCAAGCAAAAAAGAAAAACCCATCATCCTGATCACAAATGACGACGGCGTTTCTTCTTTGGGAATCAGGAGCCTGGTGGAGGCAATGGACGGGTTGGGCAAAATTGTAGTAGTGGCCCCGGATAAACCACAATCAGGAATGGGGCATGCGATAACCATTGGGCATCCGCTGCGATTGTACGAAGTAGAGCTGTTCGAGGGTGTTAAAGCATACTCCTGCTCCGGCACACCGGTTGACTGTGTAAAGCTGGCGGTTGATAAAATTCTGCACCGCAAACCGGATATCTGCATCAGCGGTATTAATCACGGCTCCAATCACAGCATTAATGTCATTTACTCCGGAACGATGTCGGCCGCTATGGAGGCTGCGATCGAAAGTATTCCCGCGGTTGGTTTTTCATTAATGGATTATGGCGCCGAGCCCGATTTTACAGCCTCCAAACAGTATGCGCGCCTGATCGTGGAAAAAATGCTGCAAAAGAAATTGCCCCGGCACTTTTTATTGAATGTAAATATTCCGAAAGCATCCCCTGATGAATTAAAAGGATACAAGATCTGCAAACAGGCATATGCTAAATACCAGGAGAAATTTATCGAGAGAAAAGATCCGCACGGTCGTAGTTATTACTGGCTCACAGGCGAATTTGTAAATTTTGATAAATCGAAGGATACCGATGTATGGGCCCTTGCCAACGGATATGTAAGCGTGGTGCCGGTAGAATTTGATCTTACGGATTATAGTCTGAAAGAAAAGCTGGAAAAAGACTGGAGGTAG
- the lpxB gene encoding lipid-A-disaccharide synthase has translation MSNNKHKYYIIAGEASGDLHGGNLVAALKALEPDCEMRGWGGDKMQAAGMEVVKHYKDLAFMGFAEIVMNLRTILRNLSFCKKDILAFKPDALILIDYPGFNLRIAQWAKSQGLKVIYYISPQVWAWKEGRVKMMKRCIDKMLVILPFEKEYYQAKWNWQVDYVGHPLIEEIDQKKKKGTDLVITDANGQPVTRPVIALLPGSRKQEIEKKLPVMLAVSTHFPGYQFVVAQAPAVDDAFYEQFTGKYPNVSTVNNRTYDVLLQATAALVTSGTATLETALFGVPEVVCYKGSAISYQIAKRVISIKYISLVNLIMDKEVVKELIQDAMNEKNIIAELQALLFDEQRKEQLQKDYEKLHQVLSAGGDASRQAAEIIVQSVAQ, from the coding sequence TTGAGCAACAATAAACACAAATACTATATCATCGCAGGCGAGGCTTCCGGTGATCTGCACGGAGGCAACCTGGTGGCGGCATTAAAAGCATTGGAACCTGATTGCGAAATGCGCGGTTGGGGCGGCGATAAAATGCAGGCAGCGGGGATGGAAGTGGTAAAGCATTACAAGGACCTTGCTTTTATGGGTTTTGCGGAAATAGTGATGAACCTGCGCACCATTCTCCGGAATCTTAGTTTTTGCAAGAAAGATATCTTGGCATTTAAGCCGGATGCGTTGATATTGATAGATTACCCGGGTTTTAATTTGCGCATTGCCCAATGGGCCAAAAGCCAGGGCTTAAAAGTGATCTACTATATTTCACCGCAGGTATGGGCCTGGAAAGAAGGCAGGGTGAAAATGATGAAACGCTGCATTGATAAAATGCTGGTCATTCTTCCGTTTGAAAAAGAATACTACCAGGCTAAATGGAACTGGCAGGTTGATTATGTGGGGCACCCGCTTATTGAAGAGATCGATCAGAAAAAGAAAAAAGGAACGGATCTGGTTATAACAGATGCCAATGGTCAACCCGTTACCCGGCCGGTGATCGCACTGCTTCCCGGCAGCCGCAAACAGGAAATTGAAAAAAAACTGCCGGTAATGCTGGCGGTCAGTACCCATTTTCCCGGTTATCAGTTTGTGGTGGCGCAGGCGCCGGCGGTTGACGATGCCTTTTATGAGCAATTCACTGGGAAATATCCGAATGTAAGTACCGTCAACAACCGCACTTATGATGTATTGCTGCAGGCCACCGCGGCATTGGTTACTTCCGGAACGGCAACGCTGGAAACGGCTTTGTTCGGGGTGCCCGAAGTGGTCTGTTACAAGGGGTCGGCGATCAGCTACCAGATCGCTAAACGGGTGATCAGTATTAAATACATCTCTCTCGTCAATTTGATTATGGATAAGGAAGTGGTGAAAGAACTGATCCAGGATGCTATGAATGAAAAGAATATTATTGCCGAATTACAGGCGCTACTGTTCGATGAACAACGGAAAGAACAATTACAAAAGGACTATGAAAAATTGCACCAGGTTTTGTCTGCGGGAGGCGATGCTTCGCGCCAGGCGGCGGAAATTATTGTTCAATCAGTGGCGCAGTAA
- a CDS encoding DUF6728 family protein, whose translation MGIWDQIAQYLFLKKKDPNAPKSKWIGYMHGINRLSLLLFIIALIIIIVKTLLRH comes from the coding sequence ATGGGCATCTGGGATCAAATAGCGCAATATTTATTTTTAAAGAAAAAGGACCCGAATGCACCGAAAAGCAAGTGGATCGGCTATATGCACGGAATTAACCGGCTAAGCCTTTTACTTTTTATCATCGCCCTTATCATTATTATTGTTAAGACGTTACTGCGCCACTGA
- a CDS encoding DinB family protein has translation MVNLASALAQQFKEVHFTKDWVSTTSLKTQLENTNWQQATARLGAHNTIAALAFHINYYIAGIIKVLEGGELDIHDQNSFDAPAIRSAEDWEALKSRLWTDAKRFVALVAQMPADRMHLPFANKNYGSNYRNINAMIQHIYYHLGQIVLLNKLLQQPV, from the coding sequence ATGGTCAACTTAGCTTCAGCGCTGGCCCAACAATTCAAAGAAGTGCACTTTACCAAAGACTGGGTATCTACCACCAGCCTCAAAACACAACTGGAAAATACGAACTGGCAGCAGGCCACTGCCCGGCTGGGGGCGCACAATACAATTGCAGCGCTTGCTTTTCATATCAACTATTACATTGCCGGCATCATAAAAGTGCTGGAAGGCGGTGAGCTGGACATACATGACCAAAATAGTTTTGATGCCCCGGCGATCCGGTCGGCGGAGGATTGGGAAGCGTTAAAATCCAGATTATGGACAGATGCCAAAAGGTTTGTTGCATTGGTAGCACAAATGCCTGCGGACCGTATGCACCTGCCCTTTGCCAATAAAAACTACGGCAGCAACTACAGGAATATTAACGCAATGATCCAGCATATCTATTATCATCTGGGGCAGATCGTATTACTAAACAAACTCTTGCAACAACCCGTATGA
- a CDS encoding glycine--tRNA ligase — MATTDTNRFQAIISHCKEYGFVFPSSEIYDGLQAVYDYGQWGSELKKNIKDYWWKSMTQLQDNIVGIDAAIFMHPTTWKASGHVDGFNDPMIDNKDSKKRYRVDHLIESHTDQLKADGKEAEAEAIISAMEKADAAGDLAALKQLIDDNKIKCGISGTANWTDIRQFNLMFSTEFGSTVSSDEENNKVYLRPETAQGIFVNFLNVQKTGRMKIPFGIAQIGKAFRNEIVARQFIFRMREFEQMEMQFFIKPGTQKEWYEYWKQARLKWHLELGVPQTEYRFHDHVKLAHYADAACDIEYNFPMGFKELEGIHSRTDFDLRNHQEYSKKKLQYFDNDIDPETGKPIGNYIPYVIETSIGLDRMFLSMICAAYTEEELGTPEKPDSRVVLKFPAKLAPIKLAVFPLTKKDGLPEIAQGIMAAHRGDFKCFYEEKDTIGKRYRRMDALGVPFCITVDHQTKEDNTVTVRYRDSMQQERIAIDQIGELVRKAFQ; from the coding sequence ATGGCAACTACAGATACAAACCGGTTTCAGGCGATTATTTCGCATTGTAAAGAATATGGATTCGTTTTCCCCAGCAGTGAGATCTATGATGGCCTGCAAGCTGTTTATGATTATGGTCAGTGGGGAAGTGAGTTGAAGAAAAATATCAAGGATTATTGGTGGAAATCCATGACCCAGTTGCAGGATAATATCGTTGGTATTGATGCGGCTATTTTTATGCACCCTACCACCTGGAAGGCCAGCGGGCACGTGGATGGTTTTAACGACCCGATGATCGATAACAAAGACAGCAAAAAACGGTACCGGGTGGATCATCTGATCGAATCGCACACGGATCAATTGAAAGCAGACGGGAAAGAGGCGGAGGCGGAAGCGATCATTAGTGCAATGGAAAAAGCAGATGCAGCGGGCGACCTGGCGGCGCTGAAACAGCTCATTGATGACAACAAAATAAAATGCGGCATAAGCGGTACCGCTAACTGGACTGATATCCGTCAGTTCAACCTGATGTTCTCTACTGAGTTTGGCTCTACGGTTTCTTCGGATGAGGAGAACAATAAAGTGTACCTGCGCCCCGAAACAGCACAGGGTATTTTTGTAAACTTTCTGAATGTGCAAAAAACCGGACGTATGAAAATACCTTTTGGTATTGCGCAGATCGGCAAAGCATTCCGCAATGAAATTGTAGCGCGCCAGTTTATCTTCCGCATGCGCGAATTTGAACAGATGGAGATGCAGTTTTTCATCAAACCCGGCACGCAAAAAGAATGGTACGAATACTGGAAGCAGGCGCGATTGAAATGGCACCTGGAGCTGGGCGTGCCGCAAACAGAATACCGCTTTCATGACCACGTAAAACTGGCGCACTATGCGGATGCGGCCTGCGATATTGAATATAATTTCCCGATGGGCTTTAAAGAACTGGAAGGGATCCATAGCCGTACGGATTTTGATTTGCGTAACCACCAGGAATACAGCAAAAAGAAACTACAGTATTTTGATAATGATATTGATCCCGAAACCGGCAAGCCGATCGGCAATTATATTCCCTATGTGATCGAAACGTCTATTGGTTTAGACCGGATGTTTCTGTCGATGATCTGCGCGGCTTACACGGAAGAAGAGCTGGGCACTCCCGAAAAACCAGACAGCCGTGTGGTGCTGAAGTTTCCGGCGAAACTGGCGCCGATCAAACTGGCAGTGTTCCCCTTAACAAAAAAAGACGGCCTGCCCGAAATCGCCCAGGGGATCATGGCAGCGCACCGGGGCGATTTTAAATGTTTTTACGAGGAAAAAGATACTATCGGTAAACGTTACCGCCGTATGGATGCCTTGGGAGTTCCGTTCTGTATTACGGTGGATCATCAAACCAAAGAAGATAATACGGTGACCGTCCGCTATCGCGATAGTATGCAACAGGAGCGGATCGCCATTGATCAGATCGGTGAACTGGTGCGGAAGGCCTTTCAATAG
- a CDS encoding sugar phosphate isomerase/epimerase family protein, producing the protein MKGNLLCCLLSLLVYNLPAQPVQHRPGKSHLKTSLNAYSFSKLLNDELKNPGSGMSMEGLLEFAAVHNFDAVDLTGYYFPGYPNKPSYAFIHNIKRKAFLLGLDISGTGVRNDFAHPDPQKRAADVQLVKDWIDVAQLLGAPVVRIFSGNMPAGFENKRDSILAYMAESIKECVSYAKKKGILIGVQNHADFLKTADETIQLLKLVNSEWFGVVVDIGSFVTADPYKDVEKIMPYAVNFQFKESLFSATNSVKTDVGRILAIVRKSGYRGYLPIETLPQVRNNQKIAYDPVARVPGFLSEIKAGIKAREQQKIPKE; encoded by the coding sequence ATGAAAGGGAACCTGCTTTGCTGTTTATTATCCTTATTGGTTTATAATCTGCCTGCACAACCGGTACAGCACCGGCCGGGAAAATCCCATCTGAAAACCAGTCTGAACGCCTATTCTTTTTCCAAATTGCTGAACGATGAGCTGAAAAATCCCGGCTCCGGTATGAGCATGGAAGGGCTTCTTGAATTTGCTGCCGTCCACAACTTCGATGCGGTGGACCTCACCGGCTATTATTTTCCCGGGTATCCCAACAAACCCTCCTATGCATTTATCCATAACATAAAGCGCAAAGCTTTTTTGCTGGGGTTGGATATTAGCGGTACGGGGGTAAGAAATGATTTTGCCCATCCTGATCCACAAAAAAGGGCGGCTGATGTACAGTTGGTAAAAGACTGGATCGATGTGGCGCAATTGCTGGGCGCCCCGGTAGTGCGTATTTTCTCCGGCAATATGCCCGCGGGTTTTGAAAATAAACGGGACAGCATTCTCGCCTATATGGCTGAAAGCATAAAAGAATGTGTAAGCTATGCAAAAAAGAAAGGCATTTTAATAGGGGTGCAAAACCATGCAGACTTTCTTAAAACAGCGGATGAGACCATTCAATTATTGAAATTGGTTAACTCGGAATGGTTTGGCGTAGTAGTGGATATCGGCAGTTTTGTAACAGCAGACCCTTATAAAGATGTAGAAAAAATAATGCCTTATGCCGTTAATTTTCAATTTAAAGAAAGTCTTTTCAGCGCCACAAATTCGGTAAAAACGGATGTCGGCCGGATATTGGCAATTGTCCGTAAAAGTGGCTACCGCGGCTATTTACCGATTGAGACATTACCCCAGGTCCGCAACAATCAAAAGATCGCTTACGACCCCGTTGCCCGTGTTCCTGGATTCCTGTCGGAGATTAAAGCAGGAATTAAAGCAAGGGAGCAACAGAAGATTCCGAAGGAATAA
- a CDS encoding PH domain-containing protein, with amino-acid sequence MKFKASFDTTTKIISLIATLLVVVIFTFIWMSLKDAGVIRILLMIFVTFLALVMPYGLSITRYGIDNEALSVCRPFGKKQFPLATVTSASIIDPKLLRWSWRVFGSGGMFGYYGRFSNKHFGMMTWYLTSRNKVVYLQLENGKKIMISPDDPEGFLREYHLLKGIQ; translated from the coding sequence ATGAAATTTAAAGCATCTTTCGATACAACGACAAAGATCATTTCTCTGATTGCCACACTTCTGGTAGTGGTCATATTCACGTTCATATGGATGAGCCTCAAAGATGCCGGTGTTATCCGGATCCTGCTTATGATTTTTGTCACGTTCCTGGCGCTCGTTATGCCTTACGGCCTTTCGATAACCCGTTACGGGATCGACAATGAGGCGCTATCCGTTTGCCGGCCTTTTGGTAAAAAACAATTTCCCCTGGCAACAGTTACCAGCGCCTCCATCATCGACCCCAAGCTGCTACGCTGGTCGTGGCGGGTTTTTGGAAGCGGCGGAATGTTTGGGTACTACGGCCGTTTTTCGAACAAACATTTTGGTATGATGACCTGGTACTTAACATCAAGGAATAAAGTGGTTTACCTGCAACTGGAAAATGGAAAAAAGATCATGATCAGCCCGGATGATCCTGAAGGTTTTTTACGGGAATACCATCTTTTAAAAGGTATTCAATAG
- a CDS encoding alpha/beta hydrolase: MKHLLTVLTFILPAVIHGQSVTGDWQGDLNVDSGMKLPLVLHIQASGDSLTTTMDSPAQGASGLPATRTSFVNNELQIELKNIHAVYKGMLAGDSISGRFTQMSNSLPLVFKRKKAEPVPTLPFTEKASPLEHPISLTTSTGKIAGTLTLPEKKEKAPVVLFIAGSGPTDRNGNNNTGLKTNCTLQLARALAAAGIASVRYDKRGIAESRDAGKPEADGRFEDNINDAKAWLELLKKDNRFSKIIVAGHSEGSLIGMEAANGLADQFISIAGAGEPADQVLKKQLANLPDSLRKEAYSGLDSLKNGHLVHQVSPQLFALLRPSVQPYLASWLQYDPQAAIKKLKIPALIVQGTKDMQLSVADAQNLKKAQPKSELVIIENMNHVLKDISGGQQENMRSYARPDLPVDTTLVKTMIDFILK, from the coding sequence ATGAAACACTTACTCACAGTACTGACCTTTATTTTGCCTGCGGTAATACATGGTCAATCTGTTACCGGCGACTGGCAGGGAGATCTGAATGTTGACAGTGGCATGAAGCTGCCGCTGGTACTACACATTCAGGCCTCCGGCGATAGTCTTACAACAACGATGGATAGCCCGGCGCAGGGCGCAAGTGGCCTGCCCGCAACCAGGACCTCTTTCGTCAATAATGAATTGCAAATAGAATTAAAGAATATCCATGCGGTTTATAAAGGAATGCTCGCTGGCGACAGCATCAGCGGCAGGTTTACACAAATGAGTAATAGTTTGCCACTTGTTTTTAAAAGAAAGAAAGCAGAGCCCGTTCCCACCCTTCCGTTTACAGAGAAGGCATCCCCGCTGGAACATCCAATTTCCTTAACCACCTCCACAGGAAAAATAGCGGGCACCCTGACCCTGCCCGAAAAAAAAGAAAAAGCCCCGGTAGTATTATTCATTGCCGGCAGCGGCCCTACAGACCGCAATGGCAATAACAATACGGGTTTAAAAACCAATTGCACCCTGCAATTAGCGCGGGCACTGGCAGCCGCGGGCATTGCCTCGGTACGCTACGACAAAAGAGGTATTGCCGAAAGCAGGGACGCGGGTAAACCGGAAGCAGATGGAAGATTTGAAGACAATATCAATGACGCAAAGGCATGGCTGGAATTACTGAAAAAAGATAACCGCTTTTCAAAGATCATCGTTGCCGGGCACAGTGAAGGATCCTTAATAGGCATGGAGGCCGCCAATGGCCTTGCCGATCAGTTTATTTCAATTGCCGGGGCAGGGGAGCCAGCAGATCAGGTACTAAAAAAACAACTGGCAAACCTGCCGGACTCGCTGCGCAAAGAGGCTTACAGCGGATTAGACAGCTTGAAGAACGGGCATTTGGTACACCAGGTGAGCCCCCAATTATTTGCGCTGCTGCGACCCAGTGTACAACCCTACCTGGCGTCATGGCTGCAATACGATCCACAAGCAGCCATCAAAAAACTGAAGATCCCGGCGTTGATTGTACAGGGAACAAAAGATATGCAGCTCTCGGTTGCCGATGCGCAAAATCTTAAAAAAGCACAGCCTAAAAGCGAGCTGGTCATTATTGAGAACATGAACCATGTGCTAAAAGATATTTCCGGAGGACAACAGGAAAATATGAGATCGTATGCCAGGCCGGACCTGCCCGTAGACACGACATTGGTTAAAACTATGATTGATTTTATATTAAAATAA
- a CDS encoding DUF2089 family protein encodes MKLPVFCPSCEQPLKVSQLKCGNCPTEVNGDYELPLYLNLSREEQDFIMAFFLASGSIKEMARQANTSYPTMRNRMDDMIEKIKKMQP; translated from the coding sequence ATGAAGCTTCCCGTTTTTTGCCCGAGTTGTGAGCAACCGCTTAAAGTGAGCCAATTAAAATGTGGCAACTGCCCTACCGAAGTAAATGGTGATTATGAGCTGCCCCTGTACCTGAACCTGAGCCGCGAGGAACAGGATTTTATCATGGCTTTTTTCCTTGCCAGCGGAAGTATTAAAGAAATGGCCCGGCAGGCCAATACCAGCTACCCTACCATGCGCAACCGGATGGACGATATGATCGAGAAAATAAAAAAAATGCAACCATGA
- a CDS encoding MBL fold metallo-hydrolase: MNYPPLTITFLGTGTSSGVPMIACDCVVCRSSDSKDKRLRTSILIESPATTLVVDTGPDFRQQMLTHDVKKLDAVVLTHSHKDHIAGLDDVRAYNYFQQRAMEVYATEATQRRVEQEFDYAFSAIKIAGVPSINLNRIDENTSFVVGELRIEPIPVWHMRMPVLGFRFGDFTYITDANRIDEGSKAKMRGSKVLVLNALRHEPHVSHFSLKEALALAGELEIPQTYFTHLSHQMGFHQEIEATLPPGRNLAYDGLKISL; encoded by the coding sequence ATGAACTATCCTCCCCTTACCATAACATTCCTGGGTACCGGAACCAGTTCGGGCGTACCGATGATTGCCTGTGACTGCGTCGTTTGCAGGTCGTCGGATTCAAAAGACAAACGCTTGCGCACAAGCATTTTAATAGAATCTCCTGCCACAACCTTAGTAGTGGATACCGGTCCTGATTTCAGACAGCAAATGCTGACGCATGACGTAAAGAAGCTGGATGCGGTGGTACTTACGCATTCGCATAAAGATCATATAGCCGGACTGGATGATGTACGCGCATATAATTATTTTCAGCAGCGTGCTATGGAAGTATATGCTACGGAAGCCACCCAACGCCGGGTGGAACAGGAATTTGATTATGCTTTCAGCGCCATAAAGATTGCCGGCGTTCCTTCTATTAATTTAAACCGGATCGATGAAAATACCTCTTTCGTTGTGGGTGAGCTGCGCATAGAACCCATCCCGGTTTGGCATATGCGCATGCCTGTGCTGGGTTTCCGCTTTGGCGATTTTACTTACATAACCGATGCCAACAGGATCGATGAAGGGTCGAAAGCAAAGATGCGTGGATCAAAAGTACTGGTATTAAATGCGTTACGTCATGAACCGCATGTGTCCCATTTTTCACTGAAAGAAGCGCTGGCCCTGGCCGGTGAACTGGAAATACCTCAAACTTATTTTACCCATCTTTCGCACCAGATGGGATTTCACCAGGAAATTGAAGCGACGCTTCCTCCCGGGCGCAACCTGGCGTATGATGGTTTGAAAATTTCTTTATAG
- a CDS encoding four helix bundle protein: MRHYKNYDVWEKAHKLTLFVYREVLICFPGSEQFDLKSQVKRAAYSIPLNFVEGCGRNTDKDFAHFLDNSFGSLQELEYTSLLAFDLEYLSKETYGKLSLFLEEVKAKLINLIKAVRRER; encoded by the coding sequence ATGAGACACTACAAAAATTACGATGTTTGGGAAAAAGCGCACAAACTTACTTTATTTGTTTACAGGGAGGTCTTGATATGTTTTCCGGGATCCGAACAATTCGATTTGAAATCCCAGGTGAAAAGAGCAGCCTATTCTATTCCTCTGAACTTTGTTGAAGGTTGTGGCAGGAATACTGATAAAGATTTTGCGCATTTTTTAGACAATTCCTTTGGTTCACTGCAAGAATTAGAGTACACCAGCCTCCTGGCATTTGACCTGGAATATCTTAGTAAAGAAACATACGGTAAGCTAAGCTTATTTTTAGAAGAAGTAAAAGCAAAATTGATTAACTTGATAAAAGCTGTCAGAAGGGAACGTTAA
- a CDS encoding HD domain-containing protein, with product MKTVRKIINDPVYGFITIDHPLLLAIISHRYYQRLRNIHQMAFAHLVYPGAVHTRLLHSLGAYHLMCIALQELKGKGVVITDEEELGAKIAILLHDVGHGPFSHALEHELIPGVHHEKLSLAIMEELNEEFNNKLETALAIFTDQHPKKFLHQLVSGQLDVDRMDYLNRDSFFTGVAEGVIGYDRIIKMLSVLNGSLVVEEKAIYSIEKFLLSRRLMYWQVYLHKTVVASEKMLVMIIRRAKELIRNGVQVTAATKALEHFLHRGAVPGMEDKRQLLQDFCNMDDHDMMATIKNWCSHPDKVLSRLSTDLVERRIMHIKLQSHPFEESFLLQKRKEVAATLKVDEEEAAYFVFWGEASNRLYNPKNENITIQYKDGSLKDISAVDNALINSNTSTAVKKYYICSLRIS from the coding sequence ATGAAGACTGTCCGAAAAATAATTAACGATCCTGTTTACGGTTTTATAACGATCGATCATCCGCTGCTTTTAGCTATTATTTCCCACCGGTATTATCAGCGTTTACGCAATATTCATCAGATGGCGTTTGCCCACCTGGTATACCCCGGAGCGGTGCATACCCGGCTGTTACACTCCCTGGGCGCTTACCACCTCATGTGCATCGCCTTGCAGGAGCTCAAAGGAAAAGGAGTGGTCATAACGGATGAAGAGGAACTGGGGGCAAAGATTGCCATATTGCTGCATGATGTGGGCCATGGCCCTTTTTCCCATGCGCTGGAGCACGAATTGATCCCGGGAGTCCATCACGAAAAGTTGTCGCTGGCTATAATGGAGGAATTAAACGAGGAGTTTAACAATAAGTTAGAAACGGCACTGGCTATATTTACAGATCAACATCCCAAGAAGTTCCTGCACCAGTTGGTGTCCGGGCAACTGGATGTGGACCGGATGGACTACCTGAACCGGGATAGTTTTTTTACCGGCGTGGCAGAAGGGGTAATTGGCTACGACCGGATTATAAAAATGTTGTCGGTTTTGAACGGGAGCCTGGTAGTGGAGGAAAAAGCCATTTATTCTATTGAAAAATTCCTGTTAAGCAGGCGGTTAATGTACTGGCAGGTATACCTGCATAAAACGGTGGTGGCGTCTGAGAAGATGCTGGTAATGATTATTCGCCGGGCAAAGGAATTGATCCGAAATGGCGTCCAAGTTACGGCCGCCACGAAGGCGCTGGAGCATTTTTTGCATAGGGGAGCGGTTCCGGGTATGGAGGATAAGCGTCAGTTGCTGCAGGACTTCTGCAATATGGATGATCATGATATGATGGCTACTATAAAAAACTGGTGTTCGCATCCCGACAAAGTTTTGTCCCGGTTGAGCACGGACCTGGTTGAAAGGAGGATCATGCATATCAAATTACAATCCCATCCCTTTGAAGAAAGCTTCCTTTTGCAAAAAAGAAAAGAAGTGGCGGCAACATTAAAGGTGGATGAAGAGGAGGCGGCGTACTTTGTTTTTTGGGGGGAAGCCAGCAACAGGCTTTATAATCCGAAAAATGAAAATATTACGATCCAGTACAAAGATGGCAGCCTTAAAGATATTTCGGCGGTAGACAATGCGCTGATTAACAGCAATACAAGCACGGCCGTTAAAAAATATTACATTTGTTCCTTAAGAATAAGCTAA